The region TTCACTTATATTTGATTTTTTCAAATGTAAACATCCAAAAGAATGATTTCTCTTTCACAACACGCTAGAATGAAAAGTTGAACTGATATCAGTTCAACTTTTTTCATTTTCCACCAAATTGTTCTATTTTTCTCAACGTGTGAATAGACTATAAAGAATGAACAGAGACCCTGATTCATTCAACTTGAAACTCTCCTTTTCTTTTAATAAGATTTTCTTTACTCTATAAAAAAATATCCGGTGAGGCTTAATCACCGGATATTTTTTATGATTCCATCTGTCTATTTTTTATAAACTGCCAGTACAATAAAGCAAGAATTAAACTTAAGAAACCACCGACAAATTTAGAAACAATGAAGGCTGTACTTATATGGGGAGTCATGGAATTTACAAAAGCAAGCTGTCCTCCAAAAACGAAGGCACCACTAATACATAAAGCCGAACAAATTAATTTACCCAATTCATCCATTTCATGAAAACGACTAAAGGCCAATAAATTACTAACAAGATTACCAATCATTGCACTGATGCTCACATCATTAACCCCAATCCATCTCCCTATCATCGCTAATTGAGAGTTAAAGAAACGATAAATAATTTCTAGCAAAGAATACGCACCCGCAATAAAGATTCCAATGCGTACAACGATTTGAGCCCCTTCTGCCAGCGAGGCCATTCCTTTTACAAATTCAACACCTGAAACAGCCTGGGCACCTGCAATCATCAGTCCGATTAAACTCATCCAAACCACAACCCGACTTAATAGATTAAAGAATTTAATTAATGATAAGGGCCTCACTAAAATTAAAGTCGATAAAATGATAACCCCAACAAATAACGGAATCATATGACGAAATAGTATTAAACCCTCAATTCCTGCTATGATTCCACCAACAAAGCATCCAAATGGGATGGCAATCATTCCAAGAACCATTCCTTTTAAAAAGATAGGAATATCTTTTTTAGGAATCATTCCAAATGCCACCGGAATCGAAAAACTAATCGTTGCACCCAGACCTGATGCAATCACCATTCCTGAAAATTCTCCCATTAAAGTGGAATTTGCTAATTCCATTGATAATTGATATCCACCCATATCACAAGCTAAAAAAGTTCCAATTAAAATAGAGGGATCCATTTGAAAAAGAGTCGCAATTGGAGTCAACACCCGACTTAATACATCTGAAAAAACAGGCGCCAATAAAAAAATTCCAAGCATATTCAGCGTTAAAACACCTATTGACTTAATCCCTCTTTCAAAACATTCGCCTAAACCCATTCGGTTTCCCATCATAAAATCAAGGCCACCAATCACAAAAAAGATTGCCACCACATAAAAAATTAAATCTGTTATCACATCTATCCACCTTCTATCTTAACTTTTTATATTCCTTCTTCACTAATTTAACATTAATTGTAACAAAAAGAAACAAAACAGGTCTTTGTGAACTTTCACAAAGACCTTTTAATTAAGAAATTTTTTGATTAAATTTTTTCCAACTAAGCTCTTGCATTTTTGAAAATTCTTGACGCTCTTGCTTAAATAAATTTGGACTAATTCGATAGGCATAAGCTTGTAGCATTTTCCCATCTTCCGTCACAACCTCTACAATATCTCGATTGTACATGTTGCTTGGATTATTTTTTGAGATATATCCTTCAATTTCATCTAATGGTTTTAAGACTTCGTGGAGTTCGTTGACATAAAAGAGTTGTCCTTCAATCCAATGTTCGCCCGGCATTAAGGCTGGATAATCTTCTTTTTTATAATAATATAAAGTGCCTTTTACTTTGGCATTTTCAACATGCGTTAAGTTGTCATGTAAAACATCAATATAATTGCGCTCTCCAACCATTAGTGTTCCGTAAACAAAGATGGGTAACACAGTTTCTTGATGTTTTAGCATACAGCTCCTCCTGTCACTTTAACATCTTGATCAACGTTAATTCCTGTTTCAATTAAAATCGTTAACCCTGTTACAATATCTGCTACAGACATCGATGGCATTGTTGGCTTATCAACTGTTTGCATTGGGACATAAGGAATATGAACAAAGCCTGCTTTTAAAGAGGGTTGTTGCGTCGCTGCAAAATGTAAGGCTCCATACATGATATGATTACATACAAATGTACCAGCTGTATTTGACACAGCAGCAGGAATCCCGGCTGCTTTCATATTTTGAACCATTGCTTTAATCGGTAACGTTGCGAAGTAAGCAGCAGGACCTTCTGCAAAAATAGTACGGTCAATAGGCTGTGCTCCCTCGTTATCTGGAATACGCGCATCATCTTGATTAATCGCGACACGCTCAACTGTAATATTAGGACGACCACCTGCTTGACCAACACAAATAACCATATCAGGTTGTTCCTCTTTTAATGTTTGATAAAGAACCTCAATACTTTTATCGAATACTGTTGGAATCTCTTTTTTGATAATTTGAACCCCTAAAATCTCATCTGGTAATTGCATCACAGACATTAATGCTGGATTAACGGGTTCTCCACCAAATGGATCAAATCCTGTCACTAAAACTTTTTTCATAACATTCATCCTCCTAATCGACAACTAGATGCAAGTATTTATTAGAATGCCAAGAATCGCATTAAAATAATATGGATAATTAACATGATGATAGCAAATGGTGCTTGAGCTTTAATGACACCATATTGATTTTTCAATTCTAAAATAGAAGCCGGCACAATGTTGAAGTTTGCAGCCATTGGCGTTAATAATGTTCCACAGAATCCTGCTGTTAAGGCTAACGCACCAGCAATTAATGGATTAGCACCTAATGCAAAGACGAATGGAACCCCAATTCCAGCTGTAATAACTGAAAAGGCTGCAAAAGCATTTCCCATAACTGCTGTGAACACTACCATTCCAACACAGTAAGCAATTACACCCAACCAAATATTCCCTTCTGGGATGACTTGACTTACTCCACCTGCAATGACATCTCCAACACCTGCAACTGTAAATAATGTTCCAAGCGCTGCTAAAATCTGAGGTAAAATAGCTGTTGGCCCAACTTGACTTAATAAACGAATTGACTCATCGTTTGCTTCTTTAACATTTGATTTAGAAATAAAGAACATCACGATTAAAGCCCCGATTCCACTTAACCCAATCGCATTGTAAGATCCTAAATTTGTAAACTGTGCAATGACGAATGCTAACACAGCTAAAACTAATGCTGGAACAAATAATTTGTTTCCAATTTTTTCAGCTGAATCTAATTTAAACTGTTCGCTACTTGTTTTAAAGCTTCCCACTTTAACTTGTTTCGTTGCTGATAAAACAGCCATCGCAATAATTAATACCCCAACGATATTCGCTGGAATCCAATCACCAAAAATAAAGATAATTCCAAGGATTGACCAGAATAATGCCGTTCCTACTTTCGCCTGTTGCTCGTTAGAACGAAGGGCAAACACAGATAAAGAAATACAAACTAAACCGATAATCGCATAAATGATCGTTAATAAAACATTAGTCATTAGTTATTCCCTCCCTTTTTAGACACCACTTGATATTTGTTTTTGAATTTTTTCTCATTCATTCTAAATTGAATAATACCAAGTACTAAGGCAATAATCGCAATCGGTAACGTTGTTAGGGCAATGGTAATCGGTCCTTGCTTAGCATCAACTGTATACCCAAGCTCATTTAATGATCCAACAATTAACATAACCCCTGGAGCCCCAATGAATAAGTTTTGACCAAAGAAGTTTCCATAGTTTTCTGAAGCGGCTGTTAATCCTTTAATTGATTCAACATCTTCTTCTTTAAAATCTTTATATTGAGATGTTGCAGCTCCCTCTGCCATTGGTAAGAGTAATGGACGACCAAACTGCACATGTCCTGACATACGAATACTTAAAGCAGCCATAATTAAGCGGAATAATAAATAAATAGATAAAACTCCATCCGCTTTTGCATTTTTAATTTGACCAATTAACCAAGCGGCGCGCTCTTTTAAACCGTAACGTTCCATTAACCCAATAACTGGTAATGT is a window of Turicibacter sanguinis DNA encoding:
- a CDS encoding ethanolamine utilization protein EutH; the encoded protein is MITDLIFYVVAIFFVIGGLDFMMGNRMGLGECFERGIKSIGVLTLNMLGIFLLAPVFSDVLSRVLTPIATLFQMDPSILIGTFLACDMGGYQLSMELANSTLMGEFSGMVIASGLGATISFSIPVAFGMIPKKDIPIFLKGMVLGMIAIPFGCFVGGIIAGIEGLILFRHMIPLFVGVIILSTLILVRPLSLIKFFNLLSRVVVWMSLIGLMIAGAQAVSGVEFVKGMASLAEGAQIVVRIGIFIAGAYSLLEIIYRFFNSQLAMIGRWIGVNDVSISAMIGNLVSNLLAFSRFHEMDELGKLICSALCISGAFVFGGQLAFVNSMTPHISTAFIVSKFVGGFLSLILALLYWQFIKNRQMES
- a CDS encoding gamma-glutamylcyclotransferase family protein, with translation MLKHQETVLPIFVYGTLMVGERNYIDVLHDNLTHVENAKVKGTLYYYKKEDYPALMPGEHWIEGQLFYVNELHEVLKPLDEIEGYISKNNPSNMYNRDIVEVVTEDGKMLQAYAYRISPNLFKQERQEFSKMQELSWKKFNQKIS
- the pcp gene encoding pyroglutamyl-peptidase I produces the protein MKKVLVTGFDPFGGEPVNPALMSVMQLPDEILGVQIIKKEIPTVFDKSIEVLYQTLKEEQPDMVICVGQAGGRPNITVERVAINQDDARIPDNEGAQPIDRTIFAEGPAAYFATLPIKAMVQNMKAAGIPAAVSNTAGTFVCNHIMYGALHFAATQQPSLKAGFVHIPYVPMQTVDKPTMPSMSVADIVTGLTILIETGINVDQDVKVTGGAVC
- a CDS encoding DUF979 domain-containing protein — encoded protein: MTNVLLTIIYAIIGLVCISLSVFALRSNEQQAKVGTALFWSILGIIFIFGDWIPANIVGVLIIAMAVLSATKQVKVGSFKTSSEQFKLDSAEKIGNKLFVPALVLAVLAFVIAQFTNLGSYNAIGLSGIGALIVMFFISKSNVKEANDESIRLLSQVGPTAILPQILAALGTLFTVAGVGDVIAGGVSQVIPEGNIWLGVIAYCVGMVVFTAVMGNAFAAFSVITAGIGVPFVFALGANPLIAGALALTAGFCGTLLTPMAANFNIVPASILELKNQYGVIKAQAPFAIIMLIIHIILMRFLAF
- a CDS encoding DUF969 domain-containing protein encodes the protein MFSLVGILIIVIGFMLKIDTLAIVVIAGIVTGFVGGLDFNEILTILGQAFVSNRFMTLFVITLPVIGLMERYGLKERAAWLIGQIKNAKADGVLSIYLLFRLIMAALSIRMSGHVQFGRPLLLPMAEGAATSQYKDFKEEDVESIKGLTAASENYGNFFGQNLFIGAPGVMLIVGSLNELGYTVDAKQGPITIALTTLPIAIIALVLGIIQFRMNEKKFKNKYQVVSKKGGNN